From Ramlibacter tataouinensis, the proteins below share one genomic window:
- a CDS encoding tetratricopeptide repeat protein, translating to MNPLRRLSLPGLLLLASCATHTSNTGSIGELRQSAPDLTDVKVDGSTDLAIQSYKKFLDQTPEGGMAPEAMRRLADLKIQKEYGTFEGVKRNQEMAARRDAPGLLSPVAAASSVAVAAAPQLPKPLPSATPAQRPAANPEQLALAGKKTKSNAARDKTPAKDSSPDFEARATQADAIKPAARAPIAAPDGSAAELQGEAGEAIALYQKLLERYPHYERNDQVLYQLSRAYDELGMTEKAMGVMGRIVKEYPKSRYVDELQFRIGEYHFTRRKWLAAEAAYKSVAGMGPASSFYELALYKLGWTFYKQDMYEESLQQFMAVLDHKIRTGYDFDKPKDNLEQQRVEDTYRVISLAFSNMGGADAVTAYFTKFGKRSYEVNVYGNLAEYYVDKLRYNDAAVAYKAFVKREPYHKVAPHYDTRVIEIYKRGGFPKLVIDANKEFVVNYGLKSPYWNHFDIQAFPEVVGYVKASLKELANHFHALYQEKKFEKDKPGNFRESMHWYRQYLASFPKEPESPAVNHQFADLLLENGSFAEAAVEFERTAYDYPAHDKASEAGYAAVYAHRKGLAAAAAEDKQKVRQDTIRSSLKFAEAFTHHDKAPLVMAAAIDDIFEMKNYALAVPTSRRFIAVFPNAEQPLRRTAWVTLAHSSLELGQFKDAEEGYMQSLPLVPEGDKARPNLIENLAAAIYKQGEEAGKQGDYKTAAQHFARVARAAPTSTIRPVADYDGAAALIQLKDWDGAASMLTAFRGSYPGHKLQPEVTKKLSYVYRESGKLALAAAEYERTESESKDADVRSAALQLAGDLYAQAKETDKAVAVYRRYIASFPKPLDVAVESRFKIAGILKARNDTTAYQAELRAIIDADAAGGKDRTDRTRYLAASSLLVLTEPTYEQYVQIKLVEPIDKTLAKKKAALKQVKDGFEAILRYEIGETTAAASYYLAEMYYDFNRSLIESQRPANLAGAVKEQYELALEEQAFPFEEKAIDVHQKNSDLVKLGIYNKWVGKSFTRLAKLVPARYARFEESSGYVETFSRVMAYDRLTERREPVVAAVAAVAAIADKTAKDAPKVPAPADGPPTPVPTAEGVKQ from the coding sequence ATGAATCCCCTGCGCCGCCTTTCCCTGCCGGGGCTCCTGCTCCTGGCCTCGTGCGCCACGCACACGAGCAACACGGGCTCCATCGGCGAACTGCGCCAGTCCGCGCCCGACCTGACGGACGTCAAGGTCGACGGCAGCACCGACCTCGCCATCCAGAGCTACAAGAAGTTCCTGGACCAGACACCGGAAGGTGGCATGGCGCCGGAGGCCATGCGGCGGCTGGCGGACCTGAAGATCCAGAAGGAATACGGCACGTTCGAAGGCGTCAAGCGCAACCAGGAGATGGCCGCGCGGCGCGACGCGCCAGGCCTGCTCAGCCCCGTCGCTGCGGCATCTTCCGTCGCCGTCGCCGCCGCACCGCAGCTGCCCAAGCCGCTGCCGAGCGCCACGCCCGCACAACGCCCCGCCGCCAACCCCGAGCAGCTGGCCCTGGCGGGCAAGAAGACGAAGAGCAACGCCGCCCGGGACAAGACCCCGGCCAAGGACTCGAGCCCCGACTTCGAGGCGCGTGCGACACAGGCTGACGCCATCAAGCCGGCGGCGCGGGCTCCCATCGCCGCGCCCGACGGCTCGGCGGCCGAGTTGCAGGGCGAAGCCGGCGAAGCGATTGCGCTGTACCAGAAGCTGCTCGAGAGGTACCCGCACTACGAGCGCAACGACCAGGTGCTCTACCAGCTCTCACGCGCGTACGACGAGCTCGGAATGACGGAAAAGGCGATGGGCGTGATGGGCCGCATCGTGAAGGAATATCCGAAGTCGCGCTACGTCGACGAGTTGCAGTTCCGGATCGGCGAATACCACTTCACGCGCCGCAAGTGGCTCGCCGCCGAAGCGGCGTACAAGTCCGTCGCGGGCATGGGACCCGCCTCGTCGTTCTACGAGCTCGCACTCTACAAGCTCGGCTGGACCTTCTACAAGCAAGACATGTACGAAGAGTCGCTGCAGCAGTTCATGGCCGTGCTGGACCACAAGATCAGGACCGGCTACGACTTCGACAAGCCGAAGGACAACCTGGAGCAGCAGCGCGTCGAGGACACGTATCGCGTCATCAGCCTCGCGTTCTCCAACATGGGCGGAGCGGATGCGGTCACCGCGTACTTCACCAAGTTCGGCAAGCGCAGCTACGAGGTCAACGTCTACGGCAACCTGGCGGAGTACTACGTCGACAAGCTTCGCTACAACGACGCCGCGGTTGCCTACAAGGCCTTCGTGAAGCGGGAGCCCTATCACAAGGTTGCTCCGCACTACGACACGCGGGTCATCGAGATCTACAAGCGCGGCGGATTCCCCAAGCTCGTGATCGATGCCAACAAGGAATTCGTCGTCAACTACGGCCTCAAGTCGCCGTACTGGAATCACTTCGACATCCAGGCCTTCCCCGAGGTGGTGGGCTACGTGAAGGCGAGCCTCAAGGAGCTGGCCAATCACTTCCACGCCCTGTACCAGGAGAAGAAGTTCGAGAAGGACAAGCCCGGGAACTTCCGTGAATCGATGCACTGGTATCGCCAGTACCTGGCCTCGTTCCCGAAGGAGCCGGAGTCGCCCGCCGTCAACCACCAGTTCGCCGACCTGCTTCTCGAGAACGGCTCGTTCGCCGAGGCGGCGGTCGAGTTCGAGCGCACCGCCTACGACTATCCCGCCCACGACAAGGCGTCCGAGGCCGGCTATGCCGCCGTCTATGCCCATCGAAAGGGCCTGGCCGCTGCCGCTGCCGAAGACAAACAGAAGGTCAGGCAGGACACCATCCGCAGCTCGCTGAAGTTCGCGGAGGCCTTTACCCATCACGACAAGGCGCCCCTGGTGATGGCCGCGGCCATCGATGACATCTTCGAGATGAAGAACTACGCGCTGGCGGTGCCGACCAGCCGCAGGTTCATCGCCGTGTTCCCGAATGCCGAGCAGCCCCTGCGCCGCACGGCATGGGTCACGCTGGCGCACTCGTCGCTCGAACTCGGCCAGTTCAAGGATGCCGAGGAAGGCTACATGCAGTCTCTGCCGCTCGTTCCGGAAGGAGACAAGGCGCGCCCGAACCTGATCGAGAACCTGGCCGCCGCGATCTACAAGCAAGGCGAGGAAGCCGGCAAGCAAGGCGACTACAAGACGGCCGCCCAGCATTTCGCGCGCGTCGCCCGCGCGGCCCCGACATCGACCATCCGACCGGTAGCCGACTACGACGGCGCCGCGGCGCTCATCCAGCTCAAGGACTGGGACGGCGCGGCCAGCATGCTGACGGCGTTCCGCGGCAGCTATCCGGGACACAAGCTGCAGCCCGAAGTGACGAAGAAGCTGTCCTATGTGTACCGCGAGTCAGGCAAGCTCGCACTGGCGGCCGCCGAGTACGAGCGCACCGAGTCCGAGTCGAAGGACGCCGACGTCCGGAGCGCGGCGCTGCAGCTCGCCGGCGACCTGTATGCGCAGGCGAAGGAAACGGACAAGGCCGTGGCGGTCTATCGCCGCTACATCGCCAGCTTCCCGAAGCCGCTGGACGTGGCCGTCGAAAGCCGCTTCAAGATCGCAGGCATCCTGAAGGCGCGCAACGACACGACGGCCTATCAGGCCGAGCTCAGGGCCATCATCGACGCCGATGCCGCCGGCGGCAAGGACCGCACCGACCGCACCCGCTACCTCGCCGCCTCCTCGCTGCTGGTCCTCACCGAGCCGACGTACGAACAGTACGTGCAGATCAAGCTGGTGGAGCCCATCGACAAGACCCTGGCGAAGAAGAAGGCCGCACTCAAGCAGGTGAAGGACGGCTTCGAAGCCATCCTGCGTTACGAGATCGGCGAGACGACGGCGGCGGCGAGCTACTACCTCGCGGAGATGTATTACGACTTCAACCGCTCGCTGATCGAGTCGCAGCGCCCCGCGAACCTCGCCGGCGCGGTGAAAGAGCAATACGAGCTGGCCCTCGAGGAACAGGCCTTTCCGTTCGAGGAGAAGGCGATTGACGTGCACCAGAAGAACTCGGACCTGGTCAAGCTCGGCATCTACAACAAGTGGGTCGGGAAGAGCTTCACCAGGCTCGCCAAGTTGGTCCCCGCGCGCTATGCGAGGTTCGAAGAGAGCAGCGGATACGTCGAGACCTTCAGCCGGGTCATGGCCTATGACAGGCTCACCGAGCGCCGCGAGCCGGTCGTCGCCGCAGTCGCCGCAGTCGCCGCAATCGCCGACAAGACCGCCAAGGACGCGCCCAAGGTCCCGGCACCGGCTGACGGCCCGCCGACGCCAGTGCCCACCGCGGAAGGTGTGAAGCAATGA
- a CDS encoding tetratricopeptide repeat protein → MRGFLCLIGLLIAPLAHSAPPAEKVRAKDLYLGEAYFHAAQGSYFDAITRLDTELWQFHRLDDPKLDPLHYQVNQAEFSVGDFELSYRMHQRAGRAVKAVLEGNVDEAIRNEAAWRLARIFMQKNDATSALAAIEKVQGRIPEKIRNEEKLLRANIYLHVGRFPAAINLLQGIKDQKGFEGFATYNLGIALMQSGQEAAGLGELAKAGLINSGDEATLAIRDKANLLLGNRLISANKAAEAKQYLDRVRLTGPFSNKALLSSGWADAAEGQFDRALVPWSILIKRNSTDKAVQEGLLGAPYAYSKLELHGRAAQLYAVALQNFGAELTKLDASLKSIREGKFLQALVRTESKLDRNWVVRLRELPDTPETYYLLELMASNEFQESLQNYFDLEELRQNLAAWTDSLDSFAEIIEIRGRYYDGVLPGIDTRFKALDSQMRLRMEQRQTLHERLQKLLVSPRPDFLETADERVLREQLAQLGEKYRNDTSASGEDARQRIKRLQGVMLWNIRTTYDDRLTRAYRHLHELDADVDRLNTIYRSFVRSRQAATQSYKGYDNQLRALRPRVQDARDKVAKLMARQGNLLEAMAIHELEARRTRLEGYQVQARFALAESYDRANKKQESASK, encoded by the coding sequence ATGCGAGGTTTTCTTTGCCTCATCGGACTGCTCATCGCCCCGCTGGCGCATTCGGCGCCGCCGGCGGAAAAGGTGCGCGCCAAGGACCTCTATCTGGGAGAGGCTTATTTCCACGCGGCGCAAGGCAGTTATTTCGACGCCATCACCCGTCTTGACACCGAGCTTTGGCAGTTTCACCGCCTCGACGATCCGAAACTCGACCCCCTGCACTACCAGGTCAACCAGGCCGAGTTCTCCGTCGGCGACTTCGAGCTGTCCTACCGAATGCACCAGCGCGCCGGACGTGCCGTCAAGGCCGTGCTGGAGGGAAACGTCGACGAGGCGATTCGAAACGAAGCGGCATGGCGGCTCGCGCGCATCTTCATGCAGAAGAACGATGCGACGTCCGCGCTTGCCGCCATCGAAAAAGTACAGGGCCGCATCCCGGAAAAGATTCGCAACGAAGAAAAGTTGCTGCGAGCGAACATCTACCTGCATGTCGGCAGATTTCCAGCCGCGATCAACCTATTGCAGGGAATCAAGGACCAGAAGGGCTTCGAAGGCTTTGCCACCTACAACCTCGGCATCGCCTTGATGCAAAGCGGCCAGGAGGCCGCCGGCCTGGGCGAGCTCGCGAAGGCCGGGTTGATCAACTCGGGCGACGAAGCAACCCTCGCCATCAGAGACAAGGCCAACCTGCTGCTGGGCAACCGCCTGATCTCCGCCAACAAAGCCGCCGAAGCCAAGCAGTACCTCGACCGGGTGCGCCTGACCGGCCCCTTTTCCAACAAGGCCTTGCTGAGTTCCGGGTGGGCCGACGCCGCCGAAGGACAGTTCGACCGGGCGCTCGTGCCGTGGTCGATCCTGATCAAGCGCAACAGCACGGACAAGGCGGTCCAGGAGGGCCTGCTCGGCGCGCCGTACGCGTACAGCAAGCTCGAGCTGCACGGGCGGGCCGCGCAGCTCTATGCCGTGGCGCTGCAGAACTTCGGCGCCGAGCTCACCAAGCTCGACGCCTCGCTCAAGAGCATCCGCGAAGGCAAGTTTCTGCAGGCGCTGGTCCGCACCGAGTCGAAGCTGGACCGGAACTGGGTCGTGCGGCTGCGAGAACTGCCCGACACCCCGGAGACCTACTACCTGCTCGAATTGATGGCCTCCAACGAATTCCAGGAGTCGTTGCAGAACTATTTCGACCTGGAGGAGCTCAGGCAGAACCTGGCGGCATGGACCGACTCGCTCGACTCGTTCGCCGAAATCATCGAGATCCGCGGTCGCTACTACGACGGCGTGCTCCCCGGCATCGACACGCGCTTCAAGGCGCTCGACTCCCAGATGCGCTTGCGCATGGAGCAGCGCCAGACACTGCACGAGCGACTGCAGAAGCTCCTCGTGTCGCCCCGCCCCGATTTCCTGGAGACCGCTGACGAGCGGGTCCTGCGCGAGCAGCTCGCGCAACTGGGCGAGAAGTACAGGAACGACACGAGCGCGTCCGGCGAGGACGCACGCCAGCGCATCAAGCGGCTGCAAGGCGTGATGCTCTGGAACATCCGCACGACCTATGACGACCGGCTCACGCGCGCCTACAGGCACCTGCACGAGCTCGATGCCGACGTGGACCGGCTCAACACGATCTATCGCTCGTTCGTGCGGTCGCGCCAGGCGGCCACCCAGAGCTACAAGGGATACGACAACCAGCTGCGCGCGCTGCGCCCGCGGGTGCAGGACGCCCGGGACAAGGTGGCCAAGCTGATGGCGCGGCAGGGCAACCTGCTCGAAGCCATGGCGATCCATGAGCTCGAGGCGCGCCGGACCCGGCTCGAGGGATACCAGGTCCAGGCCCGGTTCGCCCTTGCCGAGAGCTACGACCGCGCCAACAAGAAGCAGGAGAGCGCGTCGAAATGA